One genomic region from bacterium encodes:
- a CDS encoding ATP-binding protein — protein MKKPLFFVETAEGPPFVIRLHFDTNAPMPELVTRLASYFEMTLSQDKVNYVVDMENVLFPSTKLIALLIATAARARLRNGDLKVENLPETAKHKFKAFNAWDYLIEDPDAPAWPSYAGSAGTIWHDEDSVQALAEIAEPPVVHELQDTLHGTAPVEAVAANPASLEEVNTYSLRVESTIANLYQLCDFVVEHAKQAGMNVREIGKIRIAVYEACLNVIEHAYHSNPGNWIDLSVHYNPEKFIIVIQDTGLSFQLKAPAEYDVQEAVAKRRTGGFGMHIIRRSVDQLEYHPDAVNGNRLIMLKNLR, from the coding sequence ATGAAGAAGCCACTTTTTTTCGTGGAAACTGCCGAAGGCCCGCCCTTCGTGATCAGGCTCCACTTTGATACCAACGCCCCGATGCCGGAATTGGTGACCCGGCTGGCCTCCTATTTTGAGATGACGTTGAGCCAGGACAAGGTGAACTATGTCGTCGATATGGAGAACGTGCTTTTCCCTTCCACCAAACTGATCGCACTGTTGATCGCCACCGCGGCGCGCGCGCGGCTGCGCAACGGTGATCTCAAAGTCGAAAACCTGCCGGAAACCGCCAAGCACAAGTTCAAAGCGTTCAACGCCTGGGACTATCTCATCGAAGATCCCGATGCGCCGGCTTGGCCCTCCTATGCCGGCAGCGCCGGCACCATCTGGCATGATGAGGACAGCGTCCAGGCGCTGGCTGAGATCGCGGAGCCGCCGGTGGTGCATGAACTGCAGGATACGCTGCACGGAACCGCGCCCGTCGAGGCGGTGGCGGCGAATCCCGCCAGCCTGGAGGAGGTCAACACCTATTCCCTGCGCGTCGAGAGCACGATCGCCAATCTTTATCAACTGTGCGATTTTGTGGTCGAACATGCCAAACAAGCAGGCATGAATGTGCGGGAAATCGGCAAGATCCGCATCGCGGTCTACGAGGCCTGCTTGAATGTGATCGAACACGCCTATCACTCCAATCCCGGCAATTGGATCGACTTGTCGGTGCATTACAACCCGGAGAAGTTCATCATCGTGATTCAAGATACCGGCCTGAGCTTCCAGTTGAAGGCGCCGGCGGAATACGACGTGCAGGAGGCGGTGGCCAAACGCCGCACCGGCGGCTTCGGCATGCACATCATCCGCCGCTCGGTCGATCAGCTCGAATATCATCCCGACGCGGTGAACGGCAACCGGCTGATCATGCTGAAGAATTTGCGATAA
- the typA gene encoding translational GTPase TypA, whose translation MVKDSIRNIAIIAHVDHGKTTLVDGMLKQSGTFRDNQVTGERIMDSLDLERERGITIMAKNTAIWFQDVKINIVDTPGHADFGGEVERALSMVDGALLLVDASEGPLPQTRFVLKKALAAQLPVVVVINKIDRSDARIQEVTNEIYGLFIDLDANDAQLEFPIIYTNAKRAVAHRRLNDGAVNLLPLFETILQSIPGPQAEDSALPQFLVTNLDYDDYVGQLAIGRLRHGVLEMGRNYCLCAEEDERRTVKFTALYSFKGLQRVPVDRVVAGDIVVVAGVENVHIGDTITDLENPRPLPRLNVDEPTVAMIFAVNTSPFAGREGRYLTSRHLRERLEKEALHNVALRIRPTERADAFEVCGRGELQLAILIETMRREGFEFMASKPRVLTRVADGHILEPMEHLFIDIPEEFIGVVTEKLSQRKGRMTNMVNHGSGRVNLEFRMPARGLIGYRNEFLTDTKGTGIFNTLFDGYAPWHGAIPQRNTGALIADRAGRVTAYALLGLVDRGEFFVNVGTEVYGGMVVGERNRNGDLEVNITREKKLTNMRSSTAESTETLRPPRPLTLDQAIEFIGEDELVEVTPENIRLRKMELDEDKRAAQRKRLAGAAEERLVS comes from the coding sequence ATGGTCAAAGACAGCATTCGCAACATTGCCATCATAGCCCATGTCGATCACGGCAAAACCACCCTGGTCGACGGCATGCTGAAACAAAGCGGCACTTTCCGCGACAATCAAGTCACCGGCGAACGCATCATGGACAGCCTGGATCTGGAGCGTGAACGCGGCATTACCATCATGGCCAAGAACACCGCGATCTGGTTTCAGGACGTCAAGATCAACATCGTCGATACCCCCGGCCACGCCGATTTCGGCGGTGAAGTCGAACGCGCCCTCAGCATGGTGGACGGCGCGCTGTTGCTGGTGGATGCCAGCGAAGGCCCGCTGCCGCAAACCCGCTTTGTGTTGAAAAAGGCGCTGGCGGCGCAACTGCCGGTGGTCGTGGTGATCAACAAAATCGACCGCAGCGATGCGCGCATTCAGGAGGTCACCAACGAGATTTACGGCCTGTTCATCGATCTCGATGCCAACGACGCCCAACTCGAGTTTCCCATCATCTATACCAACGCCAAGCGGGCCGTGGCCCATCGCCGCCTGAACGACGGCGCGGTGAACCTCTTGCCGCTGTTCGAAACCATCCTGCAATCCATTCCCGGGCCGCAGGCCGAGGATTCCGCGTTGCCGCAGTTTCTCGTGACCAACCTCGATTACGATGACTACGTCGGCCAGTTGGCCATCGGCCGGTTGCGCCACGGCGTGCTGGAGATGGGCAGAAACTACTGCCTCTGCGCCGAAGAGGACGAACGCCGGACGGTCAAGTTTACCGCGCTGTATTCCTTCAAAGGCCTGCAGCGCGTGCCGGTGGACCGCGTCGTCGCCGGCGACATCGTGGTGGTGGCGGGCGTGGAGAACGTGCACATCGGCGATACCATCACTGATCTTGAAAATCCCCGGCCCTTACCACGCCTGAATGTCGACGAGCCGACCGTCGCCATGATCTTCGCGGTGAACACCAGCCCGTTCGCAGGCCGGGAAGGCCGCTATCTCACTTCGCGCCATCTGCGCGAGCGTTTGGAGAAGGAGGCGCTGCACAACGTGGCCCTGCGCATTCGACCGACCGAGCGCGCCGATGCCTTCGAAGTCTGCGGCCGCGGCGAGTTGCAGCTCGCGATCCTGATCGAGACCATGCGCCGCGAAGGCTTCGAGTTCATGGCCTCCAAGCCGCGCGTGCTCACGCGCGTGGCCGACGGGCACATCCTCGAGCCGATGGAGCATTTGTTCATCGACATTCCCGAGGAATTCATCGGGGTGGTCACCGAGAAGCTGTCGCAGCGCAAGGGCCGCATGACCAACATGGTCAATCACGGCAGCGGCCGGGTGAACCTGGAGTTTCGCATGCCGGCGCGCGGGTTGATCGGCTACCGCAACGAATTTCTCACCGACACCAAGGGCACGGGCATTTTCAACACGCTGTTCGACGGCTATGCGCCGTGGCACGGCGCCATTCCGCAGCGCAACACCGGCGCGTTGATTGCCGATCGCGCCGGCCGGGTCACCGCCTACGCGCTGCTCGGCCTGGTTGATCGCGGCGAGTTTTTCGTGAACGTGGGCACGGAAGTGTACGGCGGCATGGTGGTGGGCGAGCGCAATCGCAACGGCGATTTGGAAGTGAACATCACGCGCGAGAAAAAGCTCACCAACATGCGCAGTTCCACCGCGGAGAGCACCGAAACACTGCGGCCGCCGCGGCCGTTGACGCTCGATCAGGCCATCGAGTTCATCGGCGAAGACGAGCTGGTGGAAGTCACGCCGGAAAACATTCGCCTGCGCAAAATGGAACTGGATGAAGACAAACGCGCGGCGCAGCGCAAGCGCCTGGCCGGCGCCGCGGAGGAACGCCTGGTTTCGTGA
- a CDS encoding DUF5666 domain-containing protein has translation MLRRRVQAFAFGLKVAIWVLTLATTVAAQSLQISRQRDFSTPDGIFAFTDTLHARVIAANVNYLDLDKNEFRLQPASGGIGTEGKFSNRLNGSYEAHIPLAGLDPTQTIWLFRAEIRDHRNGQFKAEVPIVIQVQPGVGDTLIITGRLETVTKDYISLSGNDKIYVDNRTLVIEGSRTLSLSDLRPEWKVQVLAQRGNDNKLWARLIFVLERSTSYPIETKGYVASIADSVVTINNIAFTVVPTTKLLDDKGNPLTLAGFKVGMEVEAKGTRLANGVVIALRLKIEDESSGNHEIELTGRITALIDSVRRYVVVNGTRFEVIASTEILGFDNEPIAFADLHVGELVEVKGRTRSNNVPLATRIEREDQNGGDIEITGLITDLGDSTMTVNGLRFRIVPATIIRDEKDDFIAFSALRTGMTVEIHADILPGSLPVATLIKIEKQTPPVFEIKGFIDRLTENSVTVLGLTFLVDSSTDVRDENNNKVPFSVLRAGMLVEVKALVGADQKLFATRIKIEDFDRDEIELRGVITDLQNNEKFVEVTGLKFFVTTSTVITDQQGNAISFEELAIGQVVEVHARREGGRWLASRIQGEDRIDPIVEIFGRIERIARNGGDTLYLYGRPFVVTNTTVIVNRQNQPIPFEALQAGAFVEVRAQLIADHTFTALRVELRSQPGNDEFEFTGSLNALSFTAMQVDGFEFQVNAATVYLGPDEQPIKIEDLHLGMTVQVKARQQGGRLLALQVKVEDRRALAGSLTQVSGNTIYVQDLPHVVTDSSLLLDAKNQPVTMNELHTGQQVELVAQASQSQLEIVKLRIVFESTTGVKEGGSPAAPSSFALWQNYPNPFNPSTVIRFALPQAGQMRLAVYNILGHRIRMLMEGVRPAGEFQVTWDGRDEAGRQVASGIYFYRLEAQGQRQTRKLTLMR, from the coding sequence ATGTTGCGACGAAGGGTACAGGCTTTTGCATTTGGGCTGAAGGTGGCCATCTGGGTGTTAACGCTCGCCACCACGGTGGCAGCGCAGAGTTTGCAGATTTCACGGCAGCGTGATTTTTCGACTCCTGACGGCATTTTTGCCTTCACCGACACGTTGCATGCCCGCGTGATCGCAGCCAATGTCAACTACCTGGACTTGGATAAGAACGAATTCCGGCTGCAACCCGCCAGCGGCGGAATCGGGACGGAGGGCAAGTTTTCCAACCGGCTGAACGGCAGCTACGAAGCTCACATTCCGCTGGCAGGGTTAGACCCGACGCAGACCATTTGGCTGTTTCGCGCGGAAATTCGCGATCACCGCAACGGCCAGTTCAAAGCCGAAGTGCCGATCGTGATTCAAGTCCAACCGGGCGTCGGCGACACGCTGATCATCACCGGCCGGTTGGAGACCGTCACCAAGGATTACATATCCCTGTCCGGTAACGACAAGATCTATGTGGACAATCGCACTCTTGTCATTGAAGGCTCGCGCACCCTGTCGCTCAGCGATCTGCGGCCGGAGTGGAAGGTGCAAGTGCTGGCGCAGCGCGGCAATGATAACAAGCTGTGGGCGCGCCTGATCTTCGTGCTGGAGCGTTCCACCTCCTACCCGATTGAAACCAAAGGTTATGTCGCGAGCATCGCCGATTCGGTGGTGACCATCAACAATATCGCCTTCACTGTCGTACCCACCACCAAGCTGCTGGATGACAAGGGCAATCCCCTCACGCTCGCCGGCTTCAAGGTTGGAATGGAAGTGGAAGCCAAGGGCACACGGCTGGCCAACGGCGTCGTGATTGCACTGCGTTTGAAGATTGAGGACGAAAGCTCCGGCAACCACGAAATCGAACTGACCGGACGTATCACCGCGCTGATTGACAGCGTGCGGCGCTATGTGGTCGTGAACGGCACGCGCTTCGAAGTCATCGCCAGCACCGAGATTCTGGGTTTCGACAACGAGCCGATTGCATTTGCCGATTTGCACGTCGGTGAACTGGTGGAGGTGAAGGGCCGCACGCGGTCCAACAATGTTCCGCTGGCCACCCGCATTGAGCGTGAGGACCAAAACGGCGGAGACATTGAGATCACCGGCTTGATTACCGACTTGGGCGATTCCACGATGACGGTGAACGGGCTGCGTTTCCGCATCGTACCGGCAACCATCATTCGTGATGAAAAGGACGACTTCATTGCCTTCAGCGCGCTGCGCACCGGCATGACGGTGGAAATACACGCCGATATTCTGCCCGGCAGCCTGCCGGTCGCCACCCTCATCAAGATCGAAAAGCAGACGCCGCCGGTCTTCGAGATCAAGGGCTTCATCGACCGGCTCACCGAGAACAGCGTGACCGTGTTGGGCCTGACATTTCTGGTGGACAGCAGCACCGACGTGCGCGATGAGAACAACAACAAGGTACCGTTCTCCGTGCTGCGCGCCGGCATGCTGGTGGAGGTGAAGGCTTTGGTCGGCGCCGACCAGAAGCTGTTCGCTACGCGTATCAAGATTGAAGACTTTGATCGCGACGAAATCGAGCTGCGCGGCGTCATCACCGATTTGCAGAACAACGAGAAATTCGTCGAGGTGACCGGCCTCAAGTTTTTCGTCACCACCAGCACCGTCATCACCGACCAGCAGGGCAACGCGATTTCTTTCGAGGAGCTTGCCATCGGCCAGGTGGTGGAGGTGCATGCCCGGCGTGAGGGCGGCCGCTGGCTGGCCTCGCGCATTCAAGGGGAAGATCGCATCGATCCCATCGTCGAAATCTTCGGGCGCATCGAACGCATTGCGCGCAACGGCGGCGACACGCTCTATCTCTACGGCCGTCCCTTCGTCGTCACCAATACCACGGTGATCGTCAACCGCCAGAACCAGCCGATTCCGTTCGAGGCGCTTCAGGCCGGTGCCTTCGTCGAAGTGCGGGCGCAGCTCATCGCCGATCACACCTTCACCGCTCTGCGCGTGGAACTGCGCAGTCAACCCGGCAACGACGAGTTCGAGTTCACCGGCAGCCTCAATGCGCTCAGCTTCACCGCCATGCAAGTGGACGGCTTCGAATTCCAGGTGAATGCCGCCACCGTCTATCTCGGCCCGGACGAACAGCCGATCAAGATCGAAGACCTGCACCTCGGCATGACCGTGCAGGTCAAGGCGCGGCAGCAGGGCGGCCGGCTGCTGGCTTTGCAGGTGAAGGTCGAAGACCGCCGCGCGCTCGCCGGCAGCCTCACTCAGGTGAGCGGCAACACGATCTACGTGCAGGACTTGCCGCATGTGGTTACTGACAGCTCGCTGCTGCTCGATGCGAAAAACCAGCCGGTGACCATGAATGAGTTGCACACCGGCCAGCAAGTTGAGTTGGTGGCGCAAGCCAGTCAATCGCAACTCGAAATCGTAAAACTGCGCATCGTTTTCGAGAGCACCACCGGCGTGAAGGAGGGCGGATCGCCGGCCGCGCCCAGCAGCTTTGCTCTGTGGCAGAATTATCCGAATCCGTTCAACCCGTCCACAGTGATTCGCTTCGCCCTGCCGCAAGCGGGTCAGATGCGGTTGGCGGTTTACAATATACTTGGCCACCGGATCCGCATGCTCATGGAAGGCGTGCGGCCGGCAGGCGAATTCCAGGTGACTTGGGACGGCCGTGATGAGGCCGGCCGGCAAGTGGCTTCCGGCATCTACTTCTACCGCCTGGAAGCCCAGGGCCAGAGGCAGACCCGCAAACTGACCCTGATGCGCTAG
- a CDS encoding zinc metallopeptidase yields the protein MPFFFSTMDLVLLVPAMLFALWAQWKVKSTYSKFSEVRSRYGRSGAEVAASLLNRNGIGGVNIGRAEGLLSDYYDPTRKEVRLSEHNHDGNSIAALSVAAHEVGHAIQHKLAYGPLNFRTSLFPAANIGSSLAMPLALIGIFMRMPLLLDIGIVLFSGAVLFQLVTLPVEFDASRRALAQLQSGGYLASDEIGMAKKVLTAAALTYVAAAAVAVIHLVRLVMLRQGDE from the coding sequence ATGCCATTCTTTTTTTCGACGATGGATTTGGTGCTGCTGGTGCCGGCGATGTTGTTTGCCCTGTGGGCGCAGTGGAAGGTCAAAAGCACCTACAGCAAATTCAGTGAAGTCCGCTCGCGCTATGGCCGCAGTGGCGCGGAAGTGGCAGCCTCTCTGCTCAATCGCAACGGCATCGGCGGCGTGAACATCGGCCGCGCCGAGGGCCTGTTGTCGGACTATTATGATCCCACCCGAAAGGAAGTGCGGCTGTCCGAACACAATCACGACGGCAATTCCATTGCCGCGCTGAGTGTGGCCGCGCATGAAGTCGGGCACGCCATTCAACACAAGTTGGCTTACGGCCCGCTGAATTTCCGCACCTCTTTGTTTCCTGCGGCCAACATCGGCTCGTCGTTGGCAATGCCGCTGGCGCTGATCGGCATCTTCATGCGCATGCCGCTGCTGCTCGATATCGGCATCGTGCTGTTCTCTGGTGCGGTGTTGTTTCAGCTTGTCACACTGCCGGTGGAGTTCGACGCCAGCCGGCGCGCGCTCGCGCAACTGCAATCCGGCGGGTATCTCGCCAGTGATGAAATCGGCATGGCGAAGAAAGTGTTGACCGCCGCGGCCCTCACCTATGTCGCCGCTGCCGCCGTTGCCGTGATTCACCTGGTGCGTCTGGTGATGCTGCGCCAGGGCGACGAATGA
- a CDS encoding SDR family oxidoreductase: MTEKVAFIAGGSRGIGRALGLALAEAGWDIALCHRKSPAAAGSAAAAIAAAGRRVISRQCDVSDPEAATAFVREVEDKWGRIDALLNCAGAFHRVPLFEETLAGWHEMFDHNLHPVFYLSRLVAPGMQRRRWGRIVNFSIVHADQLASSPNLTAHYIAKVGVLILTRTLARLLAPDGITVNAISPAFIDSGTALPAELEKTMQGIPAGHAGSVADVVAAVKFLLSPEAGYVTGTNLHLSGGWGI; this comes from the coding sequence ATGACTGAAAAAGTTGCCTTCATTGCCGGTGGCAGCCGCGGCATCGGTCGCGCGCTGGGCTTGGCGCTCGCCGAGGCCGGCTGGGATATTGCGCTGTGCCACCGCAAAAGTCCGGCAGCGGCCGGCAGCGCGGCCGCCGCGATTGCCGCCGCGGGCCGCCGCGTCATCAGCCGGCAGTGCGATGTCTCCGATCCCGAGGCGGCCACTGCGTTCGTGCGGGAGGTGGAAGACAAGTGGGGCCGGATCGATGCGCTGCTCAATTGCGCCGGCGCCTTCCACCGTGTGCCGTTGTTCGAGGAAACCCTCGCCGGCTGGCATGAAATGTTCGATCACAATCTGCATCCGGTGTTCTATCTCAGCCGGTTGGTGGCGCCCGGCATGCAGCGCCGGCGCTGGGGCCGCATAGTCAATTTCAGCATCGTGCATGCCGATCAACTGGCGAGCTCGCCCAATTTGACCGCGCATTACATCGCCAAAGTCGGCGTGCTCATTCTCACCCGCACGCTTGCCAGGCTGCTCGCGCCTGACGGCATTACGGTGAATGCCATCTCGCCGGCATTCATCGACTCCGGCACGGCCCTGCCCGCCGAGTTGGAAAAGACGATGCAGGGAATTCCAGCGGGGCACGCCGGTTCAGTGGCGGATGTTGTGGCCGCGGTCAAATTTCTGCTCTCCCCCGAAGCCGGCTACGTGACCGGCACCAACCTTCACCTGAGCGGCGGCTGGGGAATTTGA
- a CDS encoding YihY/virulence factor BrkB family protein, giving the protein MKFAWEVMQEAGRRFDRDYGAFLASGLAFDLMLCILPFLLILLSISGYVLESSEQMHQDILAFLERALPVTLTELQHNLQQFIKDRKIIGAVGLISLLLAASRVFGGIRTVIEITFRQKLQFNYLTGKLFDIGMVVLTGALLFLSLGFSYVISDLQNWLTSWLSERGYDFSRLNSFIALALAFAASAVMFFLVYRLPLERRVPTRIVLTLALLVAALWELAKWLFGLYLANLGRFDALYGSFGVLVILVLWIYYSAIIFVAGAELGSAWYDLRQPPAANPAAARRPDTLRDETGRAKRRA; this is encoded by the coding sequence GTGAAATTCGCCTGGGAAGTCATGCAGGAGGCCGGCCGGCGCTTTGACCGGGATTATGGCGCCTTTCTGGCCTCCGGCCTGGCCTTCGATCTCATGCTGTGCATTCTGCCCTTTCTGCTGATTCTGCTCTCGATCTCCGGCTACGTGCTCGAATCCTCCGAGCAAATGCACCAGGACATCCTCGCCTTTCTCGAACGCGCCCTGCCGGTCACGCTCACCGAACTGCAGCACAACCTGCAGCAGTTCATCAAAGACCGCAAGATCATCGGCGCGGTCGGGTTGATCTCGCTGCTGCTGGCCGCCTCGCGCGTTTTCGGCGGCATCCGCACCGTCATCGAAATCACCTTTCGCCAGAAGCTGCAATTCAATTATCTCACCGGCAAACTGTTCGACATCGGCATGGTGGTGCTCACCGGCGCGCTGCTGTTTCTCTCGCTCGGATTTTCCTATGTCATTTCCGATCTGCAAAACTGGTTGACGAGCTGGCTGAGCGAGCGCGGCTATGATTTCAGCCGCCTCAACAGTTTCATCGCGCTGGCGCTGGCGTTTGCCGCCTCGGCGGTGATGTTCTTCCTCGTTTATCGCCTGCCGCTCGAGCGCCGCGTTCCCACCCGCATCGTCTTGACGCTGGCCCTGCTGGTGGCCGCGCTATGGGAGCTGGCCAAGTGGCTCTTTGGACTCTATCTCGCCAACCTGGGCCGCTTCGACGCGTTGTACGGCTCCTTCGGCGTGCTGGTGATTCTGGTGTTGTGGATTTACTATTCCGCCATCATCTTCGTGGCCGGCGCCGAGCTGGGCAGCGCCTGGTACGATTTGCGCCAGCCGCCCGCCGCGAACCCGGCTGCGGCCCGCCGGCCCGATACGTTGCGCGATGAAACCGGCCGGGCAAAGCGGCGCGCTTGA
- a CDS encoding SPOR domain-containing protein: MAMYRWLVLRLFWSILLLPVLAFVTLWILHELLFRGSYFPDTLLIVILALLVFPLVSAVLTRLGRRRFAFLQERGKELLLSDHEESVAGMLPLLRRLFDSGLLSPREQEKCEQALRRSYFPFYAGHLDDPHARTQLLAALREGVRPEEAYYALKSYVLNQPKLTMGTAAIAEELLDHNPGDQALANFFVQHFLENRSTHYRAEYFYANHLAHDGNLSDQILALCMEKILGRERHDDFAGWCYARAFQAQWGEDPRVRRALHHLHAAHRLVQRDDALARVVAACASLLSPEEIERWRAESRPAAPPSVPLRQRLESFELAAREGKLYAVSWLGKHRRWAWAAAAGVGLLMIFLVWPEQSPEEVAAPASPPPAAEQQRYFSFQVGAVKERRRADRMMQSLQTSGLEVYVVPPRNVDGWYAIRVGRYPSQEKARAAADSLKAAGIVSEYFVTNYDRPAATPP; encoded by the coding sequence ATGGCAATGTATCGCTGGCTTGTGCTTCGCCTGTTTTGGAGCATCCTGCTGCTCCCTGTGCTGGCCTTTGTCACGCTCTGGATTCTGCACGAGCTGCTTTTCCGCGGCAGCTACTTTCCCGATACCCTCCTCATCGTCATTCTCGCGCTGCTGGTCTTCCCGCTGGTGAGCGCGGTGCTCACGCGCCTGGGCCGCCGGCGCTTTGCCTTCCTGCAGGAACGCGGCAAGGAGCTGCTGCTTTCCGATCATGAAGAGAGCGTGGCCGGGATGCTGCCACTGCTGCGGCGGCTGTTCGACAGCGGCCTGCTGTCGCCGCGCGAGCAGGAAAAATGCGAGCAGGCTCTGCGGCGCAGCTACTTTCCCTTTTATGCCGGGCATCTCGATGACCCGCATGCGCGTACGCAGTTGCTGGCGGCGCTGCGTGAAGGCGTGCGGCCGGAGGAAGCCTATTACGCTCTCAAATCCTACGTATTGAATCAACCCAAGCTGACCATGGGTACCGCCGCGATTGCCGAGGAGCTGCTCGATCACAATCCCGGCGATCAAGCGCTCGCCAACTTTTTCGTGCAGCATTTTCTGGAAAACCGCAGCACGCACTATCGCGCCGAATACTTCTATGCCAACCACCTGGCGCACGACGGTAACCTGAGTGATCAGATTCTCGCGCTGTGCATGGAGAAGATCCTGGGGCGGGAGCGCCATGACGATTTCGCGGGCTGGTGCTATGCGCGCGCTTTTCAAGCGCAATGGGGGGAGGATCCGCGCGTGCGCCGCGCGCTGCATCACTTGCATGCGGCGCATCGGCTGGTGCAACGCGACGATGCGCTCGCGCGCGTGGTCGCGGCCTGTGCTTCCCTGTTGTCACCGGAAGAGATCGAACGCTGGCGGGCAGAGAGCCGGCCGGCTGCGCCTCCCAGCGTGCCGTTGCGGCAGCGGCTGGAGAGCTTCGAACTTGCCGCGCGGGAAGGAAAGCTCTATGCCGTTTCTTGGTTGGGGAAACACCGGCGTTGGGCCTGGGCGGCCGCGGCAGGAGTTGGACTGCTCATGATCTTTCTCGTGTGGCCGGAACAATCGCCCGAGGAAGTTGCGGCACCTGCGTCACCACCGCCAGCCGCCGAGCAACAACGCTACTTCTCGTTTCAAGTCGGTGCAGTGAAGGAACGTCGCCGCGCCGATCGGATGATGCAATCCCTGCAGACCTCCGGATTGGAGGTGTATGTCGTCCCGCCACGCAATGTGGACGGCTGGTATGCCATTCGCGTCGGCCGTTATCCTTCCCAGGAAAAGGCGCGTGCGGCCGCCGACAGCCTGAAGGCAGCGGGAATTGTGAGTGAATATTTCGTGACCAATTACGACCGGCCCGCGGCAACGCCGCCATGA